The sequence TCAGGCCTCGGCATTCCAATCGGCAGAAGCAAACAAAGGCCCGTAGCTCAGTTGGTAGAGCAGCTGACTCTTAATCAGCGGGTCGGGGGTTCGAACCCCTCCGGGCCTACAGGAAGCCTGCTAGGTGTCTTGAATGACAACCCAGCGGGCTTTTTCTTTGTCCTATCGGCAGTTCTCTTCGTGCACGATCTCCTCTGTTGTAACGGTTGATGCCGCACTGTTGGCACACCTGATGAGCGAGGGCTTTTCTACCCCGGGCTGCCAATCCCTGCCCTCAACCGTAAAGCGCTCAGGGAGCATCCGCGGAGCGGCGGACGGCTATTGCGCCACAGCCCAGCGCAACGACCGGCAGCAGGATCACGAAGAAGAGGACCGACCCGGCGTAGTAGGAGAGGCCCACGGCCCGGCAGCACAACAGGAGCGCACGCACCAGCGCGTAGGAGCGCGCCATCCACCCGACGATACCCTCGCCTTCAGGCGCAAACGCGATACGCTGGGTACCGGCAGCCGAAGCCACTGTGCCCGTGTGCAGCGTAAAGCCTACGTCCACGGCGATAATGCCCAGAGACCGCACGGCCGGCGAGGCCCCAAAGGAGAAAGCGTATGCCATCGGTCATTATGGGAGCGGCTGAAGCGAATTTGACTACACACAGCCATGAACTGCGTAGGTTTAGCAACTGATCGATGATCGGTCATTCTTGTCATGGATGTAAGTACAACGTTCCAAAAGTTGACAACCCTTACTCTGTGCTTTACATTCTACACTGAAGTCTATTCTCTGAGTTAGCAAATCTTTGCATGCCCACGTCCAACTCATCTCCCCGCCGCTCTGACACCCTCGATACTGATGCGCTCCTGGACTATCTGCATACGGCGCCGGTACGCTTAGCTGTTTTCGGAGAGTTCAGCGCAGGAAAAACGACGGTGCTCAACGCGCTCATTGGGGAAGAAATCTTGTCCGTTGCCGTCGACCCCACGACGGCCGTCCCCACACGCATCCGCTTTGGACGAGAGTTCAACATTTTCATCGACCGGACGGGCGGCGAGCAACTTGTGCTGTTTGAAGATGACCCGCCGTTCTGGACGCGGTTCGTGGGCCGCCGCGATACGCTCAACACGCTTCAAAAGCAGAAGGGCACGATTCAGGACTTCCTTCGCATGTGGACGAAAGAAGGCGAACGTGCGAACGAGGTAGAGCGCGTCATCATCGAGATTCCACTCGATTGGCTCAAACAGGGCATCGAACTGGTCGACACGCCCGGCGTCAACAACGAGTTTACGCGCCACCAGGGCTTTACCGAGCAGGAAGCCCGCACCGCCGACATCGCGCTGCTCTTGATGGACGCACGGCAGGGCGGCGGCAAGCGCACCGAGTTCGAGTTCATGAACGAGGTGCAGAAGCAGGTGCAACGCTGCATTGTTGCCCCAAACAAGATGGACCTTGTGGAGGCCGATGAGCGCGAGGAGTTCATCGAGTACATCCAAGATATCGCCCTGCCGCAGCACTGGGACGGCGCTGTGGTGCCGCCGGTGATCGGCATCTCTGCGTTGGCGTCGCTGCACCCGCAGGCGCATGACGAGCCTGACTTGCAGGCGGCTTTTGAAGATCTCACTACGCGCCTGGAGCACATGGCGGAAGAAGAGCGGGGCAAGCTCCTGTTGTCCCGAAAGGACAACCCCGAGAAAGCCTTGTTTGCAGAGGCCCGCACCTTGGAAGGCAACAATCGCTACGACCGCGCCCACCGCATCTACTTCGACCTGCTCGATATCCTAGAGGCCGCTGGTCTCGACCCAACGCCTGCCGAGGAAGGCATTCGCCGGTGCGAGACGCATCTCTCCTCGCAAGTCGATACACTAGACGAGCTCAACGCGCAATACAACGCGGCAATGGCACGTGCGGAAGACGATCCCGATGCCGCATTGGAGCAGTTAAAAGCCATTCGCGCCGAAAAGTCGGGCCTGGCCCTGGACGATGGCGACCTCGATGCGTCGATTGAAGCGCTGGCGGCACGCATCGACCGGCGGGATGAGGCGCGTGCCGAGATCTCGCGGCTTTGCACGCAGGTGGAGCAGCACCGAGACAACGAGGCGTGGATTGATGCAGCAAAAATTTCTGAGAAGCTACCCACACTCATTGAACCAGCCGAACTATCGGCAAAAAAGGCGGAGTCGGTCCGTTCCTATGTCGCGAAGCAGAAAGACGAACGCGACGCCTGGGCAACACGTGAATGGAAAGAGGTGAAAGCAGACATCGAGGCGTGCCTTGAGGCCGATCGCTACATTGACGCCGAACAGCACCTGGCGGCTCTTCAGTATGTCGCACCTTACACGCCGTTTGGGGACAAGACCGATGCGCTCGTGCAGACGGTGACCGAACAAGCAGACACGGAGCGTGCCTACCGAAAGGCGGTTCAGGATGCGACCGCCGCCGCAGGGGACCTCACGAAAAAGCGCATCTCTCCCGAGCGTGGGCAAGAGATTGCCGAGCAGATTGATGCGATCCTACCGCTGTACCGCTCGCTCTATGGGAAGCAGACCCTTCTCGAATCGCCTGAAATCACGGCCACGGCCCCGGCGCTGACGATCAATCAGAAGCTTGCGCTGGCGACACGGCTACACGCACTGGGGGCTTATGCCTCGGCACGCCGCAGTGAAGCGATTTTGGAGGCGGTTCAAGAGCGGAAGGCCGCCGTTGACGCGATTCACGTAGACGACGCGGGACGCGTACCGCCGGATCTGGCGCAGCAGCACCCGGACCATCCGGCCGTGGAGGAAACCATTCATCACCTGATGGAAGCCGATATCTCCTTCTGGACGCCGTTCTGGAGGATCCATGCAATCCATGATGCTCTTGATTCCTTCAGCGACCATATTGAGGACGGCCTGCTTGATGCACGGGGAGCACACCTTGCGAATAGGAAAGCTATGTCCGTGGTATTTTACGCGGGCACGGTGCCGAGCGCCATAGGGCTCATATTGGCTCCTTTTGAGCCTCTTGCCATCGCGCTGGTTTTGCTCGGCATCGCAATATATTCACTCAACGGGCTGGATATCAAACACGCCTGGTCTGCAAAGCGCCATATTGAACGTGGAGACCGTGCCCGGGAGCAAGGAAATCTTGCTGAAGCGGCGAATCACTACCACCAAAGCATAGCCCTGGATAAACAGGCGAAGACATGGCAGGAGCTTACCGATCTCGACTCACTAATCTACGCGGGCGTACACTCATTTAGAAATAGGACAGGGTATACTGATGAATATTGTTTAAATACGCTGGCTGCGTCTCCCTACATACAATGGCGATATGAGACAGAGGACAAGGTCCGTTCGTCGCCTGCAGTCGCTGGGGGAACCGTGTTCGTCGGAAGTGACGACGGCTCGGTGTACGCCCTGGAGGCACGAACGGGGGAACTGCAGTGGCGATATGAGACAGGGAGTTGGGTCCGTTCGTCGCCTGCAGTCGCCGGGGAAACCATGTTCGTCGGGTGCAATGACGGCTCAGTGTACGCCCTGGAGGCGCTCACGGGGGAACTGCGGTGGCGGTATGAGACAGAGGATTCGGTCTTTTCGTCGCCTGCAGTCGCCGGGGGAACCGTGTTCGTCGGGTGCAATGACGGCTCAGTGTACGCCCTGGAGGCGCTCACGGGGGAACTGCAGTGGCGATATGAGACAGAGGATTCGGTCTTTTCGTCGCCTGCAGTCGCTGGGGGAACCGTGTTCGTCGGAAGTGACGACGGCTCGGTGTACGCCCTGGAGGCACGAACGGGGGAACTGCAGTGGCGATATGAGACAGGGAGTTGGGTCCGTTCGTCGCCTGCAGTCGCCGGGGAAACCATGTTCGTCGGGTGCAATGACGGCTCAGTGTACGCCCTGGAGGCGCTCACGGGGGAACTGCGGTGGCGGTATGAGACAGAGGATTCGGTCTTTTCGTCGCCTGCAGTCGCCGGGGGAACCGTGTTCGTCGGGTGCAATGACGGCTCAGTGTACGCCCTGGAGGCGCTCACGGGGGAACTGCAGTGGCGATATGAGACAGGGAGTTGGGTCCGTTCGTCGCCTGCAGTCGCCGGGGGAACCGTGTTCGTCGGGAGTGATGACGGCTCGGTGTACGCCCTGGAGGCGCCCACGGGCGAACTGCAGTGGCGATATGAGATAGGGAGTTGGGTCTTTTCGTCGCCTGCAGTCGCCGGGGGAACCGTGTTTGTCGAGTGCAACGACGGCTCGGTGTACGCGCTCGGTGGGCCCTAACTATTTTTTCGTGTTTTTTGAATCAGTTGCTTTATCTGTATGCAACTCACAACATACCGTACCACCCTTCAGTCCCTCCTCACTGACCACCACGCTTTTGCCGAGTCGGCTGGCGTTTCCACAAAATCGGTTGAAGCCCTTCAGGAGCAACTCCGTCACGGAGAGCTCAGCGTCGCCGTCGTTGGGGAAATCAACCGGGGGAAGTCCACCTTCCTGAACGCGCTCATGGGCGAGACGGTCTTCCCCTCCCGTGCCATGATCTGCACAGCGGGCGTCACCGTGCTCGACCACGGCGAGACGCCACGGGCCGAGGTGCTCTACCGCGACGGGGCGTCCGATGAAATGGACCTCTCGGACACCGCTCCAGCGAAGGCCCTCAAAGCCGTCGTGTCGCGTTCCAACAAAGACGTGCAAGACATCGAGGTCACGCGCGTGTGGTACCCCAACCCGTTTACCGGCAACGGCATCGTGCTGGTCGACACGCCCGGCGTGAACGACCCCGACCACTGGCGCGAGGACATCACGTACTCGTACCTTGCGGAAGCCGATGCGGTCATCATGCTGCTCGACCCCATGCAGCCGCTCTCGGCCTCGGAGGTCGAGTTTCTGGACACCAAGATCCTGGAACGCAGCATCGCCAACCTGATCTTTGTGGTGAACAAGATCGACGACGTGCCCGCGTCGGACCGCGAAGACGCGCTGCGGCGGATCGAGTCGATGCTGGCAGAGCACGTGCCCAACCCCACCATCTACCCCGTGGCCGCCAAGCCCGCGCTCCAAGCAAAGCAGTCGGGCCGCACGGCGGATCTGAAAGGCACCGGTCTGCCCGCGTTCGAGGAGGGACTGCTGGAGTTTCTGGCCAAAGGACGCGGCGGCATGCTCCTTCAAACCAAAGTTCAGAAAGGCCAGCGGCACCTTGGGCACATTCAAGACACCATCCAGCAGCGTCGGGCGGCGCTGGATGAAGAGAAAGGCGTGGTGGAACAGCGCCTCCAAACGGCCCAGAGTCAGTTGGACGCCTTGCAGCAGAAGCGCAACGACCTCGAAGCCGAACTGGGCACGCGCCAGAAGCAGATTGCCCGGCGGCTCAACGGCGTCATCCGCGAGCGCGCCGACTACCTGAACGGCTCGCTGAAGTCGGCCATTGCCAACGAAGCAAGCACATCGGCCCTGCGCGAACGGGCGCTGCGGTTTCAGCGCGACAGCGTTTCGGCCCTGCGCGACGCCACGGAGAACGCTTTTGAGGACTTGCTGGATACCTACGACGCCACCTCCGCCGAACTGGCAGGCGAGGTGCGCGACGTGCTGCAGAACCTGAGCCGCGAAGCCGCCAACCGCGCACAAACGCTCCAGGTGGAACAGACGCGGCGTGGGCCGACGCGACAAGAACTGGAAGATCGCCGCGCCGGAGCCGCCGTCGGGGGCGGACTGGGCGCACTCGCAGGCATCGCGGGAGCAACCGGGGGCGTGCTCGGAGCCATCGGCGCAGGAATTCTCACCGGCGGCATTGGCCTCCTCATCGGAGCCGGAGCCGCGGCGCTGCTCAGCGACGGCGGGCGATCAGAACCCGACTCGCGTTACATCGACGCCGGCACGATTGCCAGCAACCGGCAGGCCCTCAACGCCCTGGATGCGTTCGTCGACCGGCTGCGCTCCACGACCGACTCGGTGAGCCAGGGCATTGTGGCATCGGCAAAGGAAACGATTCTCGCGCCCATCGACCAAAGCATGGCCCAGCAGCGGCAGTTGATCCGCCAGATCCGCGAGGACCTCCAGCAAACCGCCGCCGATCAGCAGGCCCTCCGCGACACGCTGGCCGAGCAGGACGAACAGGCCGCAGCCCTGCAGTCGCGATACAAACGTCTAATGGAGGAAATTGAGGCGATGGCAGCATAAGATTGAATATTTTCAAGACATATCAAGACGCATCGCTCAGTACATCTGCGTCTGAAGATCACATTGGCAGTTCGGCTGGCAGAACGCAAAGCTCGCCAACGTTTTCACGCAGCGACCAATCGCCTGCTGTTCTTCCGAGCATCGAACAGCTTCGAGAGGTGCTTCAAAACCTCAAAGAAATGCGGGAAAATGGTGTACTTTCAGAGAAACAAATAAAGCGAAGCAAGCAGCGAGCCCTTGCGAACTTTGCAGAGAAATCTAACGACGATGATGAAGCAATCATGCAAGGATTGCATCAATTGCAATATGAAGGATATCTAAATGCGACCGATGTACAAACCGCAAAGAGTATTCTCTGACCAACTCACACTCGCAACACTAAGCGGCGTCTGAAAACTCGATTTCTCGGAGCCAGCACCGCGCTGTCGATTGGGGATCGATTCAATGTTAAGTTATAACACGAACGGACCTGTAGCTGGAGACTGAAAATCGCCGGCATCGATGCCTTCGATACGACAGCCATCCACACGAACACAGGTTGCAGGTCGCACGGTTAAGGCGTACGTTATCTGTTGAGATTTACGCATACATTCTGTTCTCATCTCCGCTACGAGGGTGCTCATGATTCAAGAGCTCTACTGCAAGAACTTCAAGATCTTTCGCACAGCCACAACGGTGCCGCTTCATCGGCTCACGGTGGTGACTGGACCGAACAATTCGGGCAAGAGCACCATCATCGACCTGTTCCGCCTTCTCGATACCGACGAGGCACATGAGGGCCGTCTTCTGTACAGCCTTAACTTTGGCTCGGGCGACCACCGCCTGCGGACGTTCCCTGAGCTTTTAAACGATCCCGATGCGGCGCTGGAGGTTGGCCTCAAGGCTTTCGTGAGGGCATCGCTGGACGATCTTCAATATTGCGATGGACGTGGCGAAACAGACCGTTACTTCAGTTTTGCGTTGTCCGATGATGTTCAGGTGCGTTCACGGTTTGAGAACGTTGAGGAACGCGCCTTTTTGAAGCATCGAACCATTTCTTTGCACCCGCCTGAGGCTTCAGCATCACAGCGCGTCTTTCGCGAAACTCATGCGTTGACCGACCCCAATCCTCCTCCCACGAAGCCTACCGGCAACTCTCGGGCTGACCGCAGCGCTACGACAGATCCAGAGGCTCCGAGCGACCGTGAATCTGCCGAAGCCATGTCCGACCTTTCCGAACATTTTCCGCCGCCCCCTACGTTTGCTACCGTAAGCTTTGGCGTCGATCAGGGCGAAGGGTTTATTCGAGAGGGCATGAAACCGCCCGGGCTAAACCGGACCATGGCACGAAAAGCCCATGGTGCAGCGGCGCCCAACATTCTACGAAACCATTATCATCACAAGGACCGCACCACCACCTGGGAGATTGAGCCTGCACTTTTTGAAATGGCCTTGGCGGTTCTCAATCATTGCTCGATCATCAAACCAGAAGGCTCTGCGCGCTTCTCAAGCGACGAAATACAAGGCGTTTGCGAACGTCCTTCGAGTATTCCAGCTCCTTTTTACGTTCCCGCACGCGGCCGCCGTGCCTTCCCGGTGCGTTCTATTCTCCCCTACATTGGCGACGACACGGTAGCGAAGGTTATCGATCGCAATGAAGTGCCTGATTGGGTCTCGCCTCATCATCGTGACGCATGGGCGAGCGCCTTTGAGGAAGTTATCGGTCCGCTGATCGAGCAAATTGATTTGGGACTGACCTTGAATGCGCTGCATATTCCCACCTATAGGGGCCGCCCGAAGCGATTTTACGGCCCCAACGATGCCCTAACGCCACTACTGCAACGCTTCCAAACGTTTGAGATCAAGGCAGAGGAAATGGAAGGCGATGCGAAAGCGGAATACATCGACAAGTGGCTTGCAGCTTTCGAGCTTGGCTCGTCTTTTCACGTCGATACCGTTGGCCCCGATTTGTATGAAGCATACGTCATACGCGACGGCGAAAAGCGTTATCTTGCAGACCTTGGCGCTGGATCAGCACAGCTTTTGCCCCTCATCATCAATTTTGCGACTCAACAGGCGTCGCTCGTCATTGTCGAGGAACCTGAAGCCAACCTCCATCCCAACTTGCAGGCGCAGCTCGCAGACTTCTTCGTCGAAATGGTAGACCGCGGCATTCAGGTCGTCGTCGAAACCCACAGTGAGTACCTGACACGCCGCCTCCAATACCTTGTGGCACGCGGCGCGTGCCCGCCCGAGCACACAGGCATTCTCTACCTTCGCGGCGAACAAGATGGAGAAACCGATAACATTGAAGAAACACCGAAGATTAAAGAGATTACCATCGATACCCACGGGCAACTAAGTCAGCCGTTGGGACCGGGCTTTTTCGACAAAGCCACCGACTTGATGATGGATCTTTTCAAGTACGGACAAGAAAACTAAACGCCTCTCGGCTTTTTGCCTCAAGACATCAAACGCAAACAGCCCGCATTGTCTACAGACGTGCATCGTTCACTGGCCATTCACCACTTCTATCCGTGCACATGCGTCCCTCTCGCTTTCTAACTGCGTATGTCGATCTCCCATTCATCGAGAAGCTGATGCAAAACAAACCCGAGCCCATGGCCGATCCGCTCGATGACGAGCCGGAGGTCTGGCAGAGCGTGTTTCGCTTTCTTCAGCGCAACGCGCGGCTCGTTGTGGATGTCGATCAAGAGACCTTACAGCGCCGCCCGCCCCTTCAGGGGTTTTTATTTCAAACCGGGCAGGTGCGGCACGTCGAGGCACGCCCTGGAGTGACGCAAACATTTACCGATCCTGCGAATCTTCCTGTGGATGATCCATACACGCTCTTTCTGTTCGAAAACCAAGAGATTCCTGTGGAAGATCTCCGCGAGCAAACGGGGCTCTTGTTTCTTCGGTACGATGATCTGGGACAAAACTGGCTCCGGCTGTTCCAGCATCACAACATCGATGTTGGGCCAGAAGCTAACAACCGCTTCCAATGGGCCCACCTTCAGCAGCACGGGTGCCCGCTGAATGCACTGGTTGTAGCCGACAAATACGCTTACAGCCAGTTTACCGACGACACGTTCGAAGAGAACCTTGGGGCGCTACTGCTGGCCCTCTTGCCCGAGCAAATTAGCGATCCTGTTCATATTACGCTCATCACCGACTTGTGGACTGCGTATGAGCAAAAGAGCATCAGTCCCAATGAGATCTACGACCGCATCGAACACCATCTCCACACCGCCCGCCCGCAGCTCGACGCAAAAGTGACCGTATCAGGGTATGAGCACGGAACCGGACACAAGGATCGATTCATCATCACCAACTATGCGCTGTTTTCTAGCAACGACTCCTTTGCATTTTTTCGAAACGGAACCCTCAACAAAGAAACGTTCCTCCACCATCTGCCCTTAAGCGTAAACGGTTCGAAAGCCCAGCGGCGACTGGAGCGTCTTGCAGCCATCAGCAGTGATCCGCCCCAATATCCGCGGGCCGACCGAGACCAGCCGTTGCTCTTGGGTAGTGGATTTGGAATCAATCGGCTGTTGGATACGGTCGCCTCATCGTCTTAAAAACCGGCAGATGGATGTCATAGACGCCTCATCCACAAGGTTTTTGAAACAGTAGTCTTAGCGGAACGTCGGCCGGACTGTCGGGTGGGCATTTATGCTTTCGTCTGCCTGCCCCACCGCCCCCGCCCCGATGCCCGCTCGTGCTCCCACCCGTCCGCTGCAAGCCACCGCCGCCGCGCCGGCGTCCATCGGCAATGTGGCGGTGGGCTACGATGTGTTGGGGCAGGTGCTCGCCATTGGCGTGCACGACCGCGTGACCGTCCGGCGCACGGAGCGCCCCGGCGTGCGCATCGAGGCTATTACCGGCGCCACGGGCCTGCCCACCGATCCAGCACACAACACGGCGACGGCAGGCTTGCTTGATCTCTGCGCGGCCCGCGACCTGCCGCACGGGCTCGCCGTCTCCATCGATAAAGGCATTCCCCTGAGTGCCGGCCTGGGCGGGTCGGCGGCCTCGGCGGTGGCGGGGGTCTGGGCTGCGGGCGCGCTCCTCGATCCGCCGCTGTCTCGCGACGAGGCGTTTCGCTACGCCCTGGCCGGCGAAGCGGTGGCGAGCGGCGACTGGCACCCGGACAACGTGGCGCCGGCGCTCTACGGCGGCCTCGTCTTGACGCGCGACATGGAGCGTCCTGATGTGCTGCGCTTGCCGGTGCCCGACGGGCTGAGCTGCGTGGTGGCCCATCCCACCCTAACCATTAACACCCGCGATGCCCGCGCCTGCGTGCCGCCTACCGTGCCCATTCGCACGGCGACGCAACAAATGGCCGACCTGGGCGGCCTTGTGGCGGGCTGCTACACCAACGATCTACCGCTCGTGGGCCGCGCACTGCGCGACGGGCTCGCCGAACCGCACCGGGAGCGCCTGCTCCCCGGATTTGCCGCCATCAAGCAGGCGGCGCTACAGGCGGGCGCGCTGGGCGGGTCGTTTGCTGGAGCGGGCCCCACGATGTTTATGTGGTGCCCGGCCGCGGCGGCCGCGGATGTTGCTGCGGCGTTGCAAGGTGCCATGACGGCCGCAGGCTACGCGGTGTCGACGTGGACCTCAGCGGTGGACGGGCCCGGCGTGCGCTGCGTCGCGTCGCCTGCCGATTGATCTATGCAGCCAGGGCCTCGTTGGAGACCAACGTTCCGCCGCGCAGCTTGAGCGTGCGCTGCGTGCGGGCGGCGAGGTCGAGGTTGTGCGTCACCAGCACGAGCGTGGTGCCTGCGTTCCGGTTTAGGTCGAACAGCAACCCCTCAATCGTCTCGGCGGTCTCCACGTCGAGGTTGCCGGTGGGCTCGTCGGCAAAGAGAAGCCGAGGTTCGTTGATGAACGCCCGCGCCATCGACACCCGCTGACGCTCGCCGCCCGACAGCTGGCTGGGGTAGTGATCGAGCCGGTCGCCCAAACCTACCTGATCGAGCAGCTCCGTGGCCCGCGCCTTGATGCCCGTGGTACCGCGCAGCTCGGCCGGCACCATCACGTTCTCCAGGGCGGTAAGCGTGGGCAACAGCCGAAACGTTTGGAAGACAAACCCCACGTGCTCGTTGCGCACCGCCGCCCGCTCGTCCTCATCCAGCGGTCCCAGGTCGATGCCGTTGATGGCCACGCGCCCCGCGGTGGGCGCATCGAGGCCCGCGCACAATCCCAGCAGGGTTGTCTTTCCGCTGCCCGATGGCCCCACGATGGCGCACGTCTCGCCCGCGGCCACATCGAAGGTTACATCATCAAGCACCGTGAGCGTGCGCCCGGCACTCTGAAACGATTTCGTGAGATGCGCTACGTGAAGGACGGGGGACTCGGCCATGCCGCGTATGGGGAAACTTCGGAAAACAATCAGCGGTTGGGCTCCTCTGTGCGTTTTGCTCAAGCAGCCGGTGTCTATGATTCCACGCGCCCTATACCTGTGTATTGCGGTTACGGTTCTTGCCCTCGCGGGCTGCGGACTGGATCGTTCCAATCCGTCGTCGACTAACGACACAACGACACGCGCAACGGAGGGCGCTCCATCGTCGCCTAGCACCGCCGCGTCATCCCCTGTGCAACAGCCGCGCCCGCCGGCCGACAGCAGCGCCCTGCAGGTGCTGGTGCTAGGCAACAGCATCGCTGCCGGCTACGGCCTTCCGCGCCCCTCCGAGCAGTCCTTTCCGGCACGCCTGCAGCAGCGCGTCGACTCGCTGGGCTGGGACGTCACGATTCGGAACGCGGGCCTCAGCGGCGAAACCACCGCCGGCGGGCTGCGGCGCATCGGGTGGCTGCTGAAAAAACCTGTGGACGTGCTTCTCCTGGAGCTGGGCGGCAACGACGGCCTCCGCGGGGTTGACCTAACAAGCACGAAGGAAAACTTGCGGGCCATCATCGACACCACCCGCGCGGCCTACCCCGACGCGCGCGTCCTCCTGGCCGGCATGCAAATTCCGCCGAACCTGGGCCCCTCCTACACGCAGCGCTTTAAGGCGCTTTACCCCGAGGTAGCCGCCTCTCGAAAGGGCGTCACGCTCATTCCGTTCATCCTGAAAGGCGTGGGCGGCGTCGATGCCTACATGCAGCCGGATGGCATCCACCCCAACGCGGCCGGGCACCGCCGCATTGCCAACACCGTGTGGCCCTACCTGCGCCCCGTGCTGCAAGAGCTGCGTGCCCAACCCACCCCTGCCTAACCTTCTGATCTGCTTCTTTCTTGTCCATGATTGATCTTGGCATCTGGCTTCCCATCTTTGGCGGCTGGCTCCGCAACGTCCCCGACGAAGCCATGGAGCCGACCTTCGCCTACAACCGCCGGGTGGCCGAAGCTGCCGACGCGGCGGGCTTCTCGACCATGCTCATCGCCGAGCTGAACCTGAACGACATCAAGGGGATCGACGCGCCGAGCCTGGAGTGCTGGACCACCGCGGCTGCGCTCGCCCCCCTAACCCAACGCATCCGCATCATGGCGGCGCTGCGGCCCGGCTTTCGCCAACCGGCCGTGGTCGCCAAGATGGCCGCCAATATCGACCGGATGTCCGGCGGCCGCTTCGAAATCAACCTCGTCTCGGGCTGGTGGGAGGAGGAGATGAAGATGTACGCCGGACAGTGGCTGGGCCACGACACGCGCTATCAGCGGTCATCCGAGTTTCTGGAGATCATGAAAGGCGGCTGGACCCGCGACGGCTTCTCCCTTGACGGCGAGTTTTATACGACGGAGGGGCTGGTGCTGGAGCCGAAGCCCGT comes from Salisaeta longa DSM 21114 and encodes:
- a CDS encoding beta-alanine-activating enzyme beta-propeller domain-containing protein, translating into MPTSNSSPRRSDTLDTDALLDYLHTAPVRLAVFGEFSAGKTTVLNALIGEEILSVAVDPTTAVPTRIRFGREFNIFIDRTGGEQLVLFEDDPPFWTRFVGRRDTLNTLQKQKGTIQDFLRMWTKEGERANEVERVIIEIPLDWLKQGIELVDTPGVNNEFTRHQGFTEQEARTADIALLLMDARQGGGKRTEFEFMNEVQKQVQRCIVAPNKMDLVEADEREEFIEYIQDIALPQHWDGAVVPPVIGISALASLHPQAHDEPDLQAAFEDLTTRLEHMAEEERGKLLLSRKDNPEKALFAEARTLEGNNRYDRAHRIYFDLLDILEAAGLDPTPAEEGIRRCETHLSSQVDTLDELNAQYNAAMARAEDDPDAALEQLKAIRAEKSGLALDDGDLDASIEALAARIDRRDEARAEISRLCTQVEQHRDNEAWIDAAKISEKLPTLIEPAELSAKKAESVRSYVAKQKDERDAWATREWKEVKADIEACLEADRYIDAEQHLAALQYVAPYTPFGDKTDALVQTVTEQADTERAYRKAVQDATAAAGDLTKKRISPERGQEIAEQIDAILPLYRSLYGKQTLLESPEITATAPALTINQKLALATRLHALGAYASARRSEAILEAVQERKAAVDAIHVDDAGRVPPDLAQQHPDHPAVEETIHHLMEADISFWTPFWRIHAIHDALDSFSDHIEDGLLDARGAHLANRKAMSVVFYAGTVPSAIGLILAPFEPLAIALVLLGIAIYSLNGLDIKHAWSAKRHIERGDRAREQGNLAEAANHYHQSIALDKQAKTWQELTDLDSLIYAGVHSFRNRTGYTDEYCLNTLAASPYIQWRYETEDKVRSSPAVAGGTVFVGSDDGSVYALEARTGELQWRYETGSWVRSSPAVAGETMFVGCNDGSVYALEALTGELRWRYETEDSVFSSPAVAGGTVFVGCNDGSVYALEALTGELQWRYETEDSVFSSPAVAGGTVFVGSDDGSVYALEARTGELQWRYETGSWVRSSPAVAGETMFVGCNDGSVYALEALTGELRWRYETEDSVFSSPAVAGGTVFVGCNDGSVYALEALTGELQWRYETGSWVRSSPAVAGGTVFVGSDDGSVYALEAPTGELQWRYEIGSWVFSSPAVAGGTVFVECNDGSVYALGGP
- a CDS encoding dynamin family protein, whose protein sequence is MQLTTYRTTLQSLLTDHHAFAESAGVSTKSVEALQEQLRHGELSVAVVGEINRGKSTFLNALMGETVFPSRAMICTAGVTVLDHGETPRAEVLYRDGASDEMDLSDTAPAKALKAVVSRSNKDVQDIEVTRVWYPNPFTGNGIVLVDTPGVNDPDHWREDITYSYLAEADAVIMLLDPMQPLSASEVEFLDTKILERSIANLIFVVNKIDDVPASDREDALRRIESMLAEHVPNPTIYPVAAKPALQAKQSGRTADLKGTGLPAFEEGLLEFLAKGRGGMLLQTKVQKGQRHLGHIQDTIQQRRAALDEEKGVVEQRLQTAQSQLDALQQKRNDLEAELGTRQKQIARRLNGVIRERADYLNGSLKSAIANEASTSALRERALRFQRDSVSALRDATENAFEDLLDTYDATSAELAGEVRDVLQNLSREAANRAQTLQVEQTRRGPTRQELEDRRAGAAVGGGLGALAGIAGATGGVLGAIGAGILTGGIGLLIGAGAAALLSDGGRSEPDSRYIDAGTIASNRQALNALDAFVDRLRSTTDSVSQGIVASAKETILAPIDQSMAQQRQLIRQIREDLQQTAADQQALRDTLAEQDEQAAALQSRYKRLMEEIEAMAA
- a CDS encoding AAA family ATPase, which produces MIQELYCKNFKIFRTATTVPLHRLTVVTGPNNSGKSTIIDLFRLLDTDEAHEGRLLYSLNFGSGDHRLRTFPELLNDPDAALEVGLKAFVRASLDDLQYCDGRGETDRYFSFALSDDVQVRSRFENVEERAFLKHRTISLHPPEASASQRVFRETHALTDPNPPPTKPTGNSRADRSATTDPEAPSDRESAEAMSDLSEHFPPPPTFATVSFGVDQGEGFIREGMKPPGLNRTMARKAHGAAAPNILRNHYHHKDRTTTWEIEPALFEMALAVLNHCSIIKPEGSARFSSDEIQGVCERPSSIPAPFYVPARGRRAFPVRSILPYIGDDTVAKVIDRNEVPDWVSPHHRDAWASAFEEVIGPLIEQIDLGLTLNALHIPTYRGRPKRFYGPNDALTPLLQRFQTFEIKAEEMEGDAKAEYIDKWLAAFELGSSFHVDTVGPDLYEAYVIRDGEKRYLADLGAGSAQLLPLIINFATQQASLVIVEEPEANLHPNLQAQLADFFVEMVDRGIQVVVETHSEYLTRRLQYLVARGACPPEHTGILYLRGEQDGETDNIEETPKIKEITIDTHGQLSQPLGPGFFDKATDLMMDLFKYGQEN
- a CDS encoding homoserine kinase, which translates into the protein MPARAPTRPLQATAAAPASIGNVAVGYDVLGQVLAIGVHDRVTVRRTERPGVRIEAITGATGLPTDPAHNTATAGLLDLCAARDLPHGLAVSIDKGIPLSAGLGGSAASAVAGVWAAGALLDPPLSRDEAFRYALAGEAVASGDWHPDNVAPALYGGLVLTRDMERPDVLRLPVPDGLSCVVAHPTLTINTRDARACVPPTVPIRTATQQMADLGGLVAGCYTNDLPLVGRALRDGLAEPHRERLLPGFAAIKQAALQAGALGGSFAGAGPTMFMWCPAAAAADVAAALQGAMTAAGYAVSTWTSAVDGPGVRCVASPAD
- a CDS encoding ABC transporter ATP-binding protein; the encoded protein is MAESPVLHVAHLTKSFQSAGRTLTVLDDVTFDVAAGETCAIVGPSGSGKTTLLGLCAGLDAPTAGRVAINGIDLGPLDEDERAAVRNEHVGFVFQTFRLLPTLTALENVMVPAELRGTTGIKARATELLDQVGLGDRLDHYPSQLSGGERQRVSMARAFINEPRLLFADEPTGNLDVETAETIEGLLFDLNRNAGTTLVLVTHNLDLAARTQRTLKLRGGTLVSNEALAA